ACGAGAATGTGATATTCATATGCCATACACAGCGGGGGTTCTGATGGCTCAGGTGAGACTGCGCAAGGGCAAAGGTGCTAGCACTGTCGGTCGCCTGGCCACGGTCAGCATGGTTCTCGCTGCATCCGGCGCAGCGATCGTCCAACCGGCCGGGATCCTGCTCGCCGAGGCGGCCCTGCTGGCCACCACCGGGCCGCTGGCGGGCAGCCAGACCGCACTGATCCTCGGCGGAACCGGCCAACCAACGCCATCGCCGGAGTACGCACGCTCGGCAGAAGAGCTGTACCTCAACGCGCTGGGCTTCAACGGCGGCTCGATCGGCTCGATGGTCTGCCACATGGACGGCACCGACCCGTGCAGTGCCCCGCTGCAGGTGCTGACGACACCCGAGCTGTTCCAGCAGAGCAGCCTTGCCGACGCAACGGCGCTCGTCCTGGCCGTGGAGAAAGAGTTCGACGCAAACCCAGGCGCATACGACGCCGACCACCCGCTGACCATCTTCGGCTACTCGCAGAGCGCCACCGCCGGGTCGATGGCCATGGCCCAACTCGCGGCGTACGGAATCCCCAGCGATGCACTACATTTCGTATTCATCGGAAATCCCTCCAACCCGGACGGCGTCTGGCAACACCTGGAAGCTGCCATGGACGCGACACTGGGCACCAAGTTCACCGATGCCTTCCTCAGCTTCACCGGTATGGATGACAGCATCGGCAGCTCTACGCCGAATGACCTGTACCCCACCACCATTTACAGCCTGCCCACCGACCCGGTGGCCAACTTCGTGGACTCCTACGCCGAAAACGGCCTGTGGGGCGCGCTACTGAACATCTTCGGCCCGCACGTGGAGTACTTGGGTCTGACCCCCGAGCAGATCGCCGACGCCACCACCGTGACCGACGGCCTGTTGACCTACGTCAACATCAACGATGACGACATCAACGGCTTCGACGCCTGGCTCAACGCGCTGTTGTTCAACGGGGTCGCCAACAGCGATCCGCTGCAGAGTCTGTGGGACTCGCTGATGCTGCTGTTCACCAACTCGTACTGAGCTCAGCCGGCCTTATCCGGCTCGAACAGCGCTGCACCCTCAGCCGTGCGGAGCTTCGGATATCTTGCTGTCCGGCTGTCCCAGCGTCTTGCAGTAGGTCGACACCGACAGGCGAGTCGCCGAGATCTCCAGATTCGATGGGTCGGCGCCGCTCTTGTCTTTGAGCATCTTGGTGATCTCGTCGTCCTGCTTCTTCTCGTCCTGGTCGACGAAGTCCTTGCACTTCGTGTCGCCGCCGGTATTGATCACCTGCGAGGCCGAGCACCCGCTGGAAAGCAGCACCCCCAGCGCAAAGGCGGCAAACGCAACGCTTTTCATCTTCATCACTCCTTACGCCTCACGCCCGAAGAGGCGCAGCAACCAAAGAAGGATGACCGCACCCAGAATTGCGGTGAACAAGGTGAACCACCAGCCGCCGCTCGCGGTATCGACGACGAAACTAAGCAGGAATCCGCCGATCAACGCTCCGACGACACCCACGACTACGTCGGCAAGCAGGCCGAATTTGGTCTTCATGGCCATGCCCGCGATCCAGCCGGCAATAGCGCCGATCACGATGTAGCCGATCCACCCCACACTGGTCAACGTTGTGGAACGGGCCAGGAATTCGGTGGCCGCCACTGCGTTCATGGTGATCTCCTTCTCGACACCCTTAGCGGCGCCCGGTCAGCGCCGCGGTGGGTTCATACCCGTTCTACGCGGCGGCTAATCACCCATCGCTCACTGTTCACCGCTGGGCCGAAAAATGAATTGATAACCGATGCAATGGATTCGCTGGCCCTGAGCTATCCCGAGCCCTTCGGCAGCTGGTAGGCAAACGATTTCTCCTGGCGCTGCTTCATCTTCTCCAGGCACTGATGGTGCTTGCGGGCGTGGTATGCCAGCGGGAAGTAGGTGAGCCGGTCGGGCAGCACGCGGTAGGCGATCCGAATGGCGGTATAGATGCGGGTGAGCTGACGTTCCTCGTCGGCACTCCAGGTGACGCCGAGCTTCTCGCGAAGACGCGGGTCCAGCAGTCCGACCACCGACAGATAGTTGAACCGAAGGGCCGGTCGCAGCGCGGCCTGCACCAGCGGCGCCAACAGTTTGGGCACCGTGGGCGGCAGCTCGGCCTTTCCGGACTGTAGGTCGGCGATCAACTGCAGCGCCTGCGGCGTGCCGCGCAGAGTGTCGATCATCCGCTCGAAGTAGTCGGCCATCTCCTGCTGCGACTCCGGATAACCACGCATCGGTACGTGCAGCAGCCGAGCCAGCCGGCGGTTGTCGCGCAGCAGTTCTTCCTTTTCGGCGCCGGTGAATTCGCGGCCGATCATCAGTCGCCCCGCCTGCGCGTTGATGATGTAGCCGGTGGCGATCACCCACTGATAGGACTCCGGGTGCAGCGCGCTGATCTGCTTGCCGGTTTCGGCGCTTTTCATGGTGATCGGCTTGTGCAGCGCGCGAACACGATCACCTTCGGCCTTGGCCTCGGTTCCGCCGTAGGTCCAGCGCAGCACCGAGTCGACCGACCGGATCGCCCGACCGCCCGGGTCGCCGTGGAAGGCCGCGGAGTAGCGGCCGGTGACCTCGGCAATGACCGGATGCATGGCCTGCATCATGAACGCCGCGCCCTCCAGGATGAGGAACGTCCATCGTCCGGTGTGCTCGGCGGTCAGCGATTCCGGCGGAATGAGCTCGATCTGCTCGAGGTCTTCGATCTCCTCGAAATCCTGGGCGGGCTGGTGAGCCTCGAGATCGGGTGTAGAAGTCATCGGCTTCCCCTGTCGTCCCTTGCCATCTGATGCTGGCGCCGACGCTAATGTGCACGTACGGTCGCATACAAGTCGCGTTAGGAGCTCAGGTGAACGTACATAGCCCCAGTTCACGGCGTCGTAAGTCACCGAAGCAGGCGCGTTCCCGTGAGATGGTCGCAAAAATAGTGACGTCGACGGCGTGGCTACTGCATCGGCATCCGCCCGAGCAGATCACCACCAATCTGATCGCCGAGAAGGCGGACATCAGCAAGGGATCGATCTATCAGTACTTCGCGAACAAGGAGCAGATCATCGACGCCGCGGTGGAGCGACTGGCCGCCGAACAGGCGCCCGCGATCGAGGACATGCTGCGGGCGATCACGTTGGACCGGCCGGCCTCAGCGATGGAGGCATCGATCGACATCCTTATCGACTACACGATCGCCAACCGTCGGCTGATCCGCTACCTCACTCAACGGCCCGATCATCTGCGCGCCTTCGAAAACGTCTCGGGGCTCAACGCCACCTTGTTGGCGATGACCACACTGCACATGAGTCACTACCGCAGCCAATACCGCGACGAATTGAGCCCGAGCGCTCTGGCCTGGTTGTTCTTCAACATGGCCGTGGCAACCACCATGCGCTACATCGAGTCCGACGACCCCATTTCGCTGGACGAACTACGCGCCGGCCTGAAATTTGCCTCCGCCGGATTGCTGGCGCCCAGCCCGTTGGGTTAGCTCGCGCCCGCGGCGATCACCTCGTCGACTTCGACGGCGCGCTCGGCCATCTCGGCATGCGCCCTGTCCAGGGATTCGGCCTGATCCTCATCGGCTTTCATCAGCGCGTCGATGTTGAATTCGGCCATGTCGAGCACGCCCATGTCCCGGAATGCCCTCTGCACCTTGGGTCCCCACAGTCCGATGTCCTTGACGATCGGCACGATGCGGCTGAACAGATGTGAGCGGAACTGGGACATCAACGGCGACGCGTCGACCCACTGTGCACATTCGGTGACGTTCAGGCCGAGGGTCTCAAAGACCTCTTCGCCCCGGAACCGGTCGCGCATCAGGTAGCAGGCGTCCACGACGAACTCTTCGCGCTCGTCGCGCTCCTTCTCGGTGAGCGCAGAGTAGTAGTCCTTCAACGAGATTCGGCCGAACGCGACGTGCCTTGCCTCATCCTGCATGACGTAGGCCAATATCTGCTTGGCCAGCGAACCCTCCGCCGACACGTCACGCAGCACGCCGAACGCGGCAAGCGCAAGCCCCTCGATGAGGACTTGCATGCCCAGATAGGGCATGTCCCAACGAGAATCACGCAGGGTATCGCCCAGCAGTGCAGTCAAGTGCTGGTTTACCGGGTAGACCATCTCGGCCTTGTCCTGCAAGAACCGTGAGAACGCCTCGACGTGCCGGGCCTCGTCCATGGTTTGGGTGGCCGCGTAGAACTTCGCATCCAAGTCCGGAACGACCTCGACGATCTTGGCCGCACACACCATCGCACCCTGCTCGCCGTGCAGAAACTGCGAGAACTGCCAAGACTGATGGTGCTGACGCATCTCGGCGCGACGCTTGTCGTCTGCGGCATCCCACATGGGGCTGCCGAACAGGGGATGGAAGTCGTCAGGCAACCCGAGCGGATTCATCGGGTCGACATCTTGATCCCAATCAATGCGCGACTGGGCATCCCACTGCTTGTCCTTGCCCTTTTGGTACAACGACAGCAGCCGTGAGCGCCCCTCGTCGTATTCCCACGTGAAGCACGCGTCGCCGGCGCTGGCGACCTCCCACGAATAGGTCGCGGGAACCGTCGTGTACTTGTCCCTCGTGGTCATGAGCTGCCGCCTTTTACCGGGTGTGGCCAGTGGTCTATGCCACACTGCGCCGCGGGCGGCGGCGCGTCAAGCATGGCGGGGCGGCTAGCTCAGACGTGGTTGTATGCAAACGCCCGTGTGCCTGCCCCCTGCGTTGCAACGGTCCTGCATCGGACACGAAAACACCCCCGGCCCAAATCGTGGACCGGGGGTGCTTGCGAACTACCTAGTGGGCGTGCCCGTGATGCCCGTGGCCGGCGTGCGCGTCGACCTCGACGGGCTTGTCGACCACAGCGGTCTCGGTGGTCAGCACCATCCGCGCGACCGACGCGGCGTTGAGCACCGCCGAGCGGGTCACCTTGACCGGGTCGATGACCCCGTCGGCAGCCAGGTCGCCATAGGACAGCGTGGCGGCGTTGAAGCCCTGCCCGGCCGGCAACTCGGCCACCTTGCTGGTCACCACGGCACCGTCCACGCCGGCGTTGGTGGCGATCCAGTACAGCGGCGCGCTCAGCGCAGCGGCGAACACCTGCACGCCCTGCTTCTCGTCGCCGGTCAGCGAGGACGCCAGCTCCGACAACGCCGCGCGGGCCTGCACCAGCGCCGCGCCGCCACCGGTGACGATGCCCTCCTCCACCGCAGCCTTGGCCGCCGCGACCGCGTCTTCGACGCGGTGCTTGCGCTCCTTGAGTGCGGTCTCGGTGGCTGCGCCGACCTTGATCACGGCCACGCCGCCGGCCAGCTTGGCCAGCCGCTCTTCGAGCTTTTCGCGGTCCCAGTCGGAGTCGGTCGCCTCGATCTCGGCGCGCAGCTGCTTGACCCGTCCCGCGATGGCCTCGGCAGTCCCGGCACCGTCGACGATCACGGTGTCGTCCTTGCTGACCACCACCCGGCGAGCCGTGCCCAGCACGTCCAGACCGGCCTCCCGCAGCGTCAGGCCCACGTCGGGGTTGACCACCTGGGCGCCGGTGACGATCGCGAGGTCCTCCAGGAACGCCTTGCGGCGGTCACCGAAGTAGGGCGCCTTGACCGCAACGGCCTTGAGCGTCTTGCGGATTGCGTTGACCACCAGGGTCGACAGCGGCTCGCCCTCGACGTCCTCGGCGATGATCAGCAGCGGCTTGTTCGCCTCGACGACCTTCTCCAGCAGCGGCAGCAGGTCCGGCAGCGAGCTGATCTTGTCGCGGTGCAGCAGGATCAGTGCGTCTTCGAGGACGGCTTCCTGCGAGTCGAAGTCGGTGACGAAGTACGCCGACAGGAAACCCTTGTCGAAGCCGACACCGTCGGTGATCTCCAGCTCGGTCGAGAGCGTCGAGGACTCCTCCACACTGACCACGCCGTCGGTGCCGACCTTGGTCATCGCCTCGCCGACCAGCTCACCGATCTCCTCGTCGCGCGAGGATACGTTGGCCACCTGGGCGATCGACTCCTTGCCGGAGACCGGGATGGCCGCGGCCAGCAGCGCTTCGGACACCGCGTCGGCGGCCTTGGCGATGCCGGCGCCCAGCGCGATCGGGTTGGCGCCGGCCGCAACGTTGCGCAGCCCTCCGGAGATGATGGCCTGGGCCAGCACGGTGGCGGTGGTGGTGCCGTCGCCGGCCACGTCGTTGGTCTTGGTGGCCACCGACTTCACCAGCTGCGCGCCGAGGTTCTCGAACGGGTCTTCCAGGTCCACGTCCCGAGCCACGGTGACGCCGTCCATGGTCACCGTCGGGCCGCCGAAGGACTTGGCCAGCACCACCGTGCGACCGCGCGGGCCGAGTGTCACCCGGACTGCGTTGGCGAGCTTGTTCACGCCGGCTTCCAACGCCCGGCGCGCGGCCTCGTTGAACTCAATCTGCTTGCTCATAGCTGTTTAAGCCCTTTTCTCTACGCGTGCCGCCCCGGACATCACCCGTATTACGGGGATCTCCGGGGCGGGCACGGTGGTTGCTTTGTGGCTACTTGCCGACGATGGCCAGCACGTCGCGCGCGGACAGGATCAGGTACTCCTGGCCGCCGTACTTGATCTCGGTGCCGCCGTACTTGCTGTACACGACAACGTCACCCTCAGCGACGTCCAGCGGAATCCGCTTGCTGCCGCTCTCGTCCCACCGGCCGGGGCCGACGGCGACGACAGTGCCTTCCTGCGGCTTCTCCTTGGCAGTGTCCGGAATGACCAGACCGGAAGCGGTCGTGGTCTCGGCCTCGTTGGCCTGAACGAGGATCTTGTCCTCGAGTGGCTTGATGTTCACGCTCGCCACGATTGGAGCCCTCCACATTGTCTGGATGCGACCCGGCCGATGCCGAGCCCATCGGAACGTACTTACTTAAGGTGTTCGGCATTCGTACGAGCCCTCGCATCGTCGTCGCGGGTGCCGAGCGAGAGTCCGACCGACTGCCACCTAGCACTCTATACATGAGAGTGCTAGCACTCAAGGGCACCCCGGTGCCGAGGAGTTCCCCCAGGTTGCGTCCGGCAACGGAGCCGATCGCGGCGCCGCCATGGCCGGTACCGACACCCCACAACGACGTCGTTCACCGCGCCCACCCCGACTCGCGCCGGACTCAAATTAAAGCCGTAAAGAAATCCGCGCAGATATTTCTTGACGACATATCCGGTCGTATACTCAATCGTAATTCTTGGATAAGAATTCTCTTAGCACTACCTGATACATCCCTTTGGTCGGGGAGGTTGGCGATGACTGTTCAACGCCGCCAAACGCGCACTCGGTGGCCGCGTGTCGCGCAGGGGCATCGTCGTCGACTGGCCAGTTTGGGTACATCAGTTGGGGCGTTCTTGGCGTTGGGTATGGCTCCGCTGGCGGCCGCGCCGCCGGCGCACGCCGACGAGTTCGATCTGATCATCGACCAACTCATCAATTCCTTTGCGGCCCTGTTTGATCCGGCCGCGACGCCGGATACCGGCGCGGAATCGGATGATCCGTGGGCGGCGTTGGTGTTGCCGGCGGTGTCCTCGGGCGATCCAATTCAGGTGTGGTTCGACGAGCTGTTCTACCAGCCCCTGCACGCCCTGGAGCAGGACTGGATTACCAACCCGCTCGGGCTCCAGATCGACAACGAGATCAATGCCCTCACGGGCATGTTCTTGATCGGCAACGGCGCTGACGGTACCGCCGCCGACCCCAACGGTGGGAATGGCGGGCTGTGGTTCGGCGATGGTGGGGCCGGCTACAACCAGACCGAGGCGGGGCTGGTCGGTGGCAACGGCGGAAACGCCCTTGGGTTCGGCGATGGCGGCCACGGCGGCTACGGCGGAGCGGGGGCCGATGGCGGGGCGGGCGGCAACGCCGGCACCGTCGGCGACGGCGGCGCGGGCGGTAGCGGCGGCGCCGGCCTGGCCGGCATCGACGGGATCACCGGCGCCGGCGGCAACGGCACCAATGGCCTGGCGGGCGGCAACGGCGGTAACGGTGGGGCCGGTGGGCTGGGTGGATCCATCGAGGGCCTGGGCGGTGCCGGCGGGCACGGCGGCGCTGGTGGATCCGGCGGCGACGGCAGCGACGGACTGAGCGGCGTCAACGGGGTTTTCAGTCTGGGCGGCAACACCAGCGTCAACGGCGGCGACGGCCGCAACGGCGGGGACGGCGGGACCGGCGGAGCGGGCGGCGCCGGAGGAGCCGGCGGCGGCGTCAAGAGCGCCTTGGGCATGGCCGGTCGCAACGGCGACGGCGGGGCCGGCGGGGCCGGCGGCGATGCGGGCAAACCCGGCAACGGCGGCAACGGTGCCAGCGGCGGAATCATCGGCAACGGCGGCAACGGCGGTAACCCCGGCAACGCCGGTGCCGGCGGAGCCGGCGGCGCGGCCGGCACCGGTGGCCGATCGGGCAGCGGCCAGATCGGCGGGACCGGCGTGGCGGGTGTCGCGGTCACCCACGGCGGAAACGGCGGAAACGGCGGCAATGCCACGGTCGACGGCGACGGCGGGGCCGGCGGTAACGGCGGGGCGGTCGGCAATGGCGGCAACGGCGGTAACGGCGCGAACGCCATCAGCATGGCCGGAAACGGCGGTGCCGGCGGCAACGGCGGGGCGACCGGCAACGGCGGCAATGGTGGCCGGGGCGGCAACGGCCTGGCCGGTGTCAACGGCTCAGGCGGAATCGACCCGGGCGCGTCGGGCGGCAACGGCACCGGCGGCGGAACCGGCGGCAACGGCGGCGCCGGCGGCCTGGGTGGCTCGATCTCGGGCCACGGCGGTGCCGGCGGGGTCGGCGGCCAAGGTGGCGCCGGCGGTAACGGCGGCAACGGTGTGGCTGGCGGCGCCGGAGTGTCGGGTAACGACAACGGTGCGGGTCAATCAGGCGGAACCGGCGGAACCGGCGGAACCGGCGGAACCGGCGGAACCGGCGGCGCAGGAGGCGGTGTGGCCGCCGGCGGGTCGGGCAGCGCGGGGCTCAACGGCCGTGGCGGCGCAGGCGGAGCCGGTGG
The window above is part of the Mycolicibacter sp. MU0102 genome. Proteins encoded here:
- a CDS encoding PE-PPE domain-containing protein: MAQVRLRKGKGASTVGRLATVSMVLAASGAAIVQPAGILLAEAALLATTGPLAGSQTALILGGTGQPTPSPEYARSAEELYLNALGFNGGSIGSMVCHMDGTDPCSAPLQVLTTPELFQQSSLADATALVLAVEKEFDANPGAYDADHPLTIFGYSQSATAGSMAMAQLAAYGIPSDALHFVFIGNPSNPDGVWQHLEAAMDATLGTKFTDAFLSFTGMDDSIGSSTPNDLYPTTIYSLPTDPVANFVDSYAENGLWGALLNIFGPHVEYLGLTPEQIADATTVTDGLLTYVNINDDDINGFDAWLNALLFNGVANSDPLQSLWDSLMLLFTNSY
- a CDS encoding GlsB/YeaQ/YmgE family stress response membrane protein, which codes for MNAVAATEFLARSTTLTSVGWIGYIVIGAIAGWIAGMAMKTKFGLLADVVVGVVGALIGGFLLSFVVDTASGGWWFTLFTAILGAVILLWLLRLFGREA
- a CDS encoding oxygenase MpaB family protein; translation: MTSTPDLEAHQPAQDFEEIEDLEQIELIPPESLTAEHTGRWTFLILEGAAFMMQAMHPVIAEVTGRYSAAFHGDPGGRAIRSVDSVLRWTYGGTEAKAEGDRVRALHKPITMKSAETGKQISALHPESYQWVIATGYIINAQAGRLMIGREFTGAEKEELLRDNRRLARLLHVPMRGYPESQQEMADYFERMIDTLRGTPQALQLIADLQSGKAELPPTVPKLLAPLVQAALRPALRFNYLSVVGLLDPRLREKLGVTWSADEERQLTRIYTAIRIAYRVLPDRLTYFPLAYHARKHHQCLEKMKQRQEKSFAYQLPKGSG
- a CDS encoding TetR/AcrR family transcriptional regulator produces the protein MVAKIVTSTAWLLHRHPPEQITTNLIAEKADISKGSIYQYFANKEQIIDAAVERLAAEQAPAIEDMLRAITLDRPASAMEASIDILIDYTIANRRLIRYLTQRPDHLRAFENVSGLNATLLAMTTLHMSHYRSQYRDELSPSALAWLFFNMAVATTMRYIESDDPISLDELRAGLKFASAGLLAPSPLG
- a CDS encoding ferritin-like domain-containing protein, with product MTTRDKYTTVPATYSWEVASAGDACFTWEYDEGRSRLLSLYQKGKDKQWDAQSRIDWDQDVDPMNPLGLPDDFHPLFGSPMWDAADDKRRAEMRQHHQSWQFSQFLHGEQGAMVCAAKIVEVVPDLDAKFYAATQTMDEARHVEAFSRFLQDKAEMVYPVNQHLTALLGDTLRDSRWDMPYLGMQVLIEGLALAAFGVLRDVSAEGSLAKQILAYVMQDEARHVAFGRISLKDYYSALTEKERDEREEFVVDACYLMRDRFRGEEVFETLGLNVTECAQWVDASPLMSQFRSHLFSRIVPIVKDIGLWGPKVQRAFRDMGVLDMAEFNIDALMKADEDQAESLDRAHAEMAERAVEVDEVIAAGAS
- the groL gene encoding chaperonin GroEL (60 kDa chaperone family; promotes refolding of misfolded polypeptides especially under stressful conditions; forms two stacked rings of heptamers to form a barrel-shaped 14mer; ends can be capped by GroES; misfolded proteins enter the barrel where they are refolded when GroES binds); the encoded protein is MSKQIEFNEAARRALEAGVNKLANAVRVTLGPRGRTVVLAKSFGGPTVTMDGVTVARDVDLEDPFENLGAQLVKSVATKTNDVAGDGTTTATVLAQAIISGGLRNVAAGANPIALGAGIAKAADAVSEALLAAAIPVSGKESIAQVANVSSRDEEIGELVGEAMTKVGTDGVVSVEESSTLSTELEITDGVGFDKGFLSAYFVTDFDSQEAVLEDALILLHRDKISSLPDLLPLLEKVVEANKPLLIIAEDVEGEPLSTLVVNAIRKTLKAVAVKAPYFGDRRKAFLEDLAIVTGAQVVNPDVGLTLREAGLDVLGTARRVVVSKDDTVIVDGAGTAEAIAGRVKQLRAEIEATDSDWDREKLEERLAKLAGGVAVIKVGAATETALKERKHRVEDAVAAAKAAVEEGIVTGGGAALVQARAALSELASSLTGDEKQGVQVFAAALSAPLYWIATNAGVDGAVVTSKVAELPAGQGFNAATLSYGDLAADGVIDPVKVTRSAVLNAASVARMVLTTETAVVDKPVEVDAHAGHGHHGHAH
- the groES gene encoding co-chaperone GroES codes for the protein MASVNIKPLEDKILVQANEAETTTASGLVIPDTAKEKPQEGTVVAVGPGRWDESGSKRIPLDVAEGDVVVYSKYGGTEIKYGGQEYLILSARDVLAIVGK